A genomic region of Miscanthus floridulus cultivar M001 chromosome 3, ASM1932011v1, whole genome shotgun sequence contains the following coding sequences:
- the LOC136543722 gene encoding polyol transporter 5-like has product MAQAVGSADATTEAPLLLSSTLGTPPLLLAGARAPRRNRFAFVCATLASVTTMLHGYNLTLMSGAELFMREDVGLTDAEVEVLSGSMNVFMLASILAAGWVADHLGRRRTLVLANAFFMAGALAMSLGTSFAALMAARFVTSVGSGFARVVAPVYNAEISPPSTRGVLSSMLDMFINVGILLSYVSNYAFSGLPVHLGWRVMYWIGVIPPVFIAAGVLFMPESPWWLAMQGRHGDARAVLMRTSDTPADADLQLREIKRAVADAEPPPAAARHSGGAGVWKQLLVRRPSTSVRRILTCVLGLHFFVQASGVDAILLYSPLVFKAVGMASNSAILGATVAIGAVKTCFILVGMLFTDRLGRRPLLLASTAGVATTATALAVTLYIGTSTTSSSPATAAACLASVLAVVATYSIGYGSVVSAYSAEVLPLRLRAQGSSLAMAVNRLTCGVVSMTFISLADGITMPGCFFLYAAVTAAAFVFVYVRLPETKGRSLEDMEVLFHS; this is encoded by the exons ATGGCTCAGGCTGTCGGCAGCGCCGATGCCACCACTGAGGCGCCACTCCTGCTCTCGTCGACGCTGGggacgccgccgctgctgctagcAGGTGCACGTGCACCCCGACGGAACAGGTTCGCCTTCGTCTGCGCCACGCTCGCCTCCGTCACCACCATGCTACATGGCTACA ACCTGACGCTGATGAGCGGCGCGGAGCTGTTCATGCGGGAGGACGTGGGGCTCACCGACGCCGAGGTCGAGGTGCTGTCGGGGTCCATGAACGTCTTCATGCTCGCGTCCATCCTCGCCGCCGGCTGGGTGGCCGACCACCTGGGCCGCCGCCGCACCCTCGTGCTCGCCAACGCCTTCTTCATGGCCGGCGCGCTCGCCATGTCGCTGGGCACCAGCTTCGCCGCGCTCATGGCGGCGCGCTTCGTCACCAGCGTCGGCTCCGGGTTCGCCCGCGTCGTCGCCCCCGTGTACAACGCCGAGATATCGCCGCCGTCCACGCGTGGCGTCCTCTCATCTATGCTTGAC ATGTTCATCAACGTCGGCATCCTGCTCAGCTACGTGTCCAACTACGCGTTCTCCGGCCTGCCGGTGCACCTCGGGTGGCGCGTCATGTACTGGATCGGCGTCATCCCGCCCGTGTTCATCGCCGCCGGGGTGCTCTTCATGCCGGAGTCACCGTGGTGGCTCGCGATGCAGGGCCGCCACGGCGACGCGCGCGCGGTGCTCATGCGCACGTCGGATACCCCGGCCGACGCCGACCTCCAGCTCCGGGAGATCAAGCGAGCCGTCGCTGACGCTGAGCCACCACCCGCTGCCGCACGCCACAGCGGCGGTGCTGGTGTCTGGAAGCAGCTCCTCGTCCGGCGGCCATCGACAAGCGTGCGGCGGATCCTCACGTGCGTTCTCGGGCTGCATTTCTTCGTGCAGGCGTCCGGCGTCGACGCCATCCTCCTCTACAGCCCGCTGGTTTTCAAGGCGGTCGGCATGGCGTCCAACTCCGCCATCCTCGGTGCCACCGTGGCCATTGGAGCGGTGAAGACGTGCTTCATCCTCGTGGGCATGCTCTTCACCGACCGCCTCGGCCGGCGCCCGCTCCTCCTCGCCAGCACCGCGGGAGTCGCCACGACGGCCACCGCCCTCGCCGTGACGCTGTACATAGGCACGAGCACGACGTCGTCATCACCGGCGACGGCCGCGGCGTGCCTGGCGTCGGTGCTGGCCGTCGTGGCCACGTACTCGATCGGGTACGGGTCGGTGGTGTCGGCGTACAGCGCGGAGGTCTTGCCGCTGCGGCTCCGCGCACAGGGCTCGAGCCTGGCCATGGCGGTGAACAGGCTCACGTGCGGGGTGGTGAGCATGACGTTCATCTCGCTCGCCGACGGGATCACCATGCCTGGGTGCTTCTTCCTCTACGCTGCGGTGACTGCGGCTGCGTTTGTGTTTGTGTACGTGCGGCTGCCGGAGACCAAGGGCCGGAGCCTAGAGGACATGGAAGTGCTCTTCCACAGTTGA